In the Rhinatrema bivittatum chromosome 6, aRhiBiv1.1, whole genome shotgun sequence genome, one interval contains:
- the LYPD6B gene encoding ly6/PLAUR domain-containing protein 6B, with translation MQTSHRLLIICFLPLFACSVNWISARNINFYNVIPHIGPTPFPNSFKCFTCESAVDNYNCNRWAEDKWCPPNTRYCLTVHHFASHGRSRSVTKKCATKEECHRVGCHHYRDSGHTECVSCCEGMICNIEVPTNHTNAIFSVMHSHRTSDASKRAMSIPVLTTLMTIIQLL, from the exons ATGCAGACATCTCATCGGTTGTTGATCATTTGTTTTCTTCCGCTCTTTGCCTGCTCAGTAAACTGGATTTCAGCCAGAAACATCAACTTCTATAATGTGATACCTCACATCGGCC CCACTCCTTTTCCAAACAGTTTTAAGTGTTTTACCTGTGAAAGTGCAGTGGATAATTACAACTGCAACAGATGGGCTGAAGACAAATGGTGTCCTCCGA ATACAAGATATTGTTTGacggtgcatcactttgcaagcCATGGAAGGAGTAGATCTGTCACCAAAAAGTGTGCTACTAAAGAGGAATGTCATCGTGTGGGATGTCACCACTATAGGGATTCAGGGCACACG GAGTGTGTTTCTTGCTGTGAAGGGATGATTTGTAACATAGAGGTTCCAACAAATCACACCAATGCAATATTTTCAGTAATGCATTCTCACAGGACTTCAGATGCCAGCAAGAGAGCAATGAGTATTCCAGTGCTTACTACACTCATGACAATAATACAGTTGCTATGA